The genome window ATAATTCACTTTCTATTTATCATACTGCCATTTGTTGGTTTTCTCCAGATCTTGAGTGCATTTTCACTATAATTTCAAACCTTGTGAAGAAGCCTGAGAGTGGTGATCAAGTACGTCAGATGGCAGAGCTTATATCCTCAAAGGTCACACAGCAACCAAATGACAAACCTTTGTTGCGCTTAAAAATGTGAGACTTCtcaatattgatttttattttaactcaGAAAGTTGTATCTTTTTTGTCTcattgtgttttttgttttctcttttcaGCTTGTTCAACCTGTATAATCTACTGGCCGACCCTTATAGCCGCTTTCTTGTTTACAAGAAGGCCCTTAATTTGGCAATCAGTGGAAAGGCCACTGAACATGTTCTATCATCATTTAAAAAGTTGGACAATATTTTGAAGGAATGGGACCTTGGGGTGGAGGATCAGAGGGAGCTCTTTCTCACAGTTTCTAATATTATGAAAGAACATAAGGGGTGAGAAGGGGATGGGCtgctgaaaaataatttttcagttcaTTTAAATTGATGCTTGAAATTAATCTAAAtgatagtttatttatttatttatttatttaaactccATTAAAATTCCAGGTACACAAAGGAGTCTTTCAAGTTTCTTACTAGGTATCTGGCAACATTTTCTGGTGATGATGCACACACTATGACTGAAGCTAAGGAGGCTGCTGTCAATACTATTACTGAATTTGTTAAAGTGCCTGACATGTATCAGGTATCAGTGTTTCttactaaaatttgaaatttctttACATGGGATTCAGTGGACATTGGTCAATCTGGCTGTCCATTTGGTCTTCATAATTATGgagttgtttttattttttttgagataaGGTTGGCTTAAGTGTTGACATCCCCTCTTATATATGGTTGTGTAATTTGCTATTTGAGATTCCCATGTGTATTAGCCTTTTAGGTTTTTggttaaaagtattatttattcTGTTCTGTCATGGAGTCTCATTGATTGTGGGTTGTTTTACATGGCAGTGTGATTTGCTTGATATACCAGCTGTAGCACAATTGGAGAAGGATGCTAAATATGCTCTGGTGTACCAACTTCTTAAGATATTTTTGACTCAGAGGGTGGATGCATATCTGGATTTCCAAGCAGCAAATTCCACTTTATTGAAAAGCTATGGTAACTATATGCTCCATTACTTGAGCCTTAGACTTCTAGATACATCAGTTCCTATGTTTTCTGCTTGCAGTTCATTTTTACTGACTTTGTCTTTTCTGATAATATAGGACTTGTCCATGAAGATTGCATCGcaaagatgaggttgatgtcaTTGGTGGATCTAGGCTCCAGTGAATCTGGTCGAATTCCTTATTCTGTGATCAAGGATGTTCTGCGGGTAAAATCGTTTATGTAATGTTTtaatttagtgtttttttttcttggacATGCAAACAGAGAcacatttatttgtttaattcaaTTTCATTACTGATCAAGTTGGTGCATATATGACTGCAGATTGAGGACAATGAGGTGGAGCCATGGGTTGTCAAGGCAATTACAGCAAAGTTAATTGATTGCAAGATTGATCAAATGAATCAAGTAGTTATTGTGAGGTACGCTTAGAGCTTCACCCATTGACATCTTCTATCAACTCATTGTTTTATGGGAGAATATTGTGTGCTTTAAGCCCTTTGTGGTTGATATGCTGTACTCTTGGGTGTTGCAGCCATTCAATCGAACGAGTGTATGGTCCAAACCAGTGGAAAGGCCTCAGAACAAAGCTTGAAACATGGAGGGTAAataatcttttatttaatttcatgtttGCCATAACTTGATAAATTGATAATGCCATTGGTTGACCATGTTGTATCTATCTGCTTTGTTATTGAGGTTTTAGTCCGTTCCCTGCAAGATGTGTGTTATTTGAGTGTGAGCATTGATTTTAGTGTTACAATCCATCCTCAAAGTTCATTTGGTATACAATTGCCATGTCATAATTTCCTAGGGTTATAGTTTGGTTCATGTTATGTGCTCAAGAATGTTACATTACCTTACCCCTACAAGATAATGTATTTTGCCCTTGTTTGGTTTCTAGGAAGTTAATGTGAGATTATTGGGGATGTGGTAACATGAGTGAAATACACTATTAATGTTGTGATGTTTTCAAATGCTATGTGTTAACTATATATCTTTTGCAGGGTAATATTGCCAATCTTATTAGCACTATTCAAGCGAACAAAGTAGTCGAAGATGGCTCACAAGCAATGCAAGGATTAATGATTCGCTGAGATTTTTTTGCTATGTATTAGTACAATTTTCCCGTTAAACTTTATAGAATTGAGACTTCTGCCTGCCCATATACTGCAATCTCTGGTTTTAGTCAGACAATGAGTAATCTGAATGCTCCATGCAATAGTTTTGCTTTTGCTTCTCAGTTTCTCAGAAAGTTTTACCAAGATTGTACCTCATTCTTCCTACTCGTGCATTTTCATTACTTATTGTGTCAAATGACAATTGGTTTATACGAGTGGTGGTGCTTTTTTCTTAAGATGTGAACATGTTCTAAACCTCATTTAAGTCAAAAATGATTAATGTAAGGTTCCTACTAACTTCGAATACATTAAAGAACATTGACTTCGTGCAGAAAGATGTCCctctaatttcttttttttgagaacaaaaGCTGTCCCACTAATTAATTTATGAAGTTAAGATCAAATGTATTTCCACAATTTTTCcacaaaaatttagaaaaaaaacagGTACAATTATTTAGTACAAAGACTAGGCAACTAAAGGAAATTTTTCcacaaaaatttagaaaaaaaacaggtaaaattatttAGTACAAAGACTAGGCAACTAAAGGTTCGAGAACGTAAATTGGCAAGACCGGCAGGCCGACGAAATAGACATTGCAGTTAGACACTTAGACCGTCTTCACTCCTCCAAAGCTCTTTTATGTTCAGGACTTGAATCTTCTTTTTAATAGTCTTCTAGAAGATGATATTTGCACAGAAAAATGTTTCATTGGTTAATTTACTATTTAATTCAAGACAAAGGCAACTAAATGGACCAAGTCAACTAGAAAATAGATATTGCAGTGCTAGGAAGTTTACCTGGAGATCACCATTTCTCCACCAAGTCTGTTTTTTATGCTCAGAACTTGAATCACTCGAAAGCATAACCCGATACCTCAACAGCAACAATATGCATCATCCTCTGTTTTTTATTCTTATATCCTGTACGTTATTCCATGGTCTGATCATCTTTGCCATTTCTTCTACCATTAATTCACCTATTGAGAACATAGCCATTTCGTGTGGTTCTTCTGGCACTGCGCCTGATGGACGCGTGTGGGTTGGAGACAATACCAAGCCTTCTTCTACATTGCTGCACTTGAATGGAGTATCCTGGACGTCTAGAGCCCAGCAAAAAGCTTCTCTCATGATTGATCCAGTTCCATATCAGACAGCTCGGACCTCTCGCCATGAGTTCAGCTACCGGTTCTCAGTCAAGCCAGGCCAGAAATTTATCCGCTTGCACTTCAACCCAGCGCCTTACAAGGGTTTCAAGAAGTCCATAGCCCTTTTTACTGTCAAAGCTGGTCCATACACTCTCCTAAGCAATTTCAGCCCTTCCCTCACTGCTGATGCTCTAGGTGTCAAATTTCTCAACAAGGAATACTGCGTTAATGTACAGGAAAGTGAAGCGTTGACTATAATATTCACCCCATCCCAAGAAACAAAGTCCCCAGAAGATGTTTATGCTTTTGTCAATGGCATTGAGATTGTCTCCATGCCTACTGGTCTTTACTTCACCCCAGAGGGAGACCTGGGTGCCCATGTTGTTGGCCAAAAGCACAGATTCTACATTGATACTGCTACAGCACTGCAGATGATTCAGAGATTAAATGTCGGTGGACAGTCAATTCCATCTATTGAAGACGTTAGCATGTTTCGTGACTGGAAAGATGACTTCAACTACCTGTTAAATGGAGTTGGTGCTGCTTCAATTGATACCACCATTCCAATCGAGTATGCAGACATGCTGACACATGCTGCACCTCCCAAAGTTTACCAAACAGCAAGGTCAGTGCATCCAGGCAATCAGCAGCTCATTGTTCATAACCTCACGTGGACAATTCCAGTAAATTTAGGATTCAGGTACCTAGTCAGGCTCCATTTCTGTGAATTTGAACCTGAAATATCAGCAAGAGGTGAAAGGCAATTCAGTATACTTATAAATAATCAGATAGCCGAATATAATGCTGATGTGATCAAATGGAGTGGTGGAAATGGGATTGCAGTGTACAAAGACTACATTGCAATGATGGAAGGTGATAGAATGAAAGGTACAGGCACTCTAGTCATAAGTTTGCAGCCCAACTCTGAGTTCAGCACTAAAAGAACTGACGGCATTCTGAATGGCTTAGAAATATTCAAGCTAAGTAATCCTGACAACTATCTTGTGGGAATGAATCCTGTCCCCCAACACAAACAAAGTTCAGTGTCAGAGATGCCGCGTCGCCAAAGACCAGTGTTTTTTGATAGAAAGAGTGCAATTGTTACTGCATTCACAGTAGCAGTCACTTTACTGAATATTGCCATCTATTACCTAAGGTGTCTCTCAGAAGCTAACTCCAACATGAGAAACACAAGATCTCGTTGCACAGACCCAGCTTGTCATCAATTCTCACTTGAGGAGATCCAACTATCCACCAGCAATTTCAGTCCTGAGTTCTTGATTGGAAGGGGTGGATATGGCAATGTGTACAAGGGCACTATACATGGCAGTGCAACTACTGTAGCAATTAAGCGTTTGAAGGAAGGGTCCAAGCAGGGAGAGGGGGAGTTTTGGACAGAGATCAAAATGCTATCAAAGGTCCGAAATGAACACCTTGTCTCCCTAATTGGCTTTTGCAATGAAGGTATAGAGAGGGTGTTGGTTTATGAGTACATGCCACGAGGAACTGTTGCAGACCATCTTCACAAAATTGATAGAATGGGGAACGGTAACCCCCCTCTCTCTTGGAAAAGACGACTCAAGATTTCAATAGGTGCTGCCCGGGGATTACATTTCCTTCACACCTCCCAGCATAAGGTTATACATCGTGACGTAAAAAGCTCAAACATTCTGTTGGATGAGAGTTGGGTGGCAAAGATTTCAGATTTTGGTTTGTCCAAAATGGGGCCTGGAAATGAGTCCTTCACTCATGTTAGTACTGATGTCAAAGGAACATATGGCTACTTGGATCCTGAATACCACTTGACCCGCAGATTGACAACAAAATCTGACGTGTATGCTTTTGGGGTAGTGCTGCTTGAAGTGCTCACCGGGAGGCCAGCATTGGATAAGAGGCTTGTTGAGGAGGGGCACAATCTAGCTACATGGGCCATAGACTACATgagaaaaggaaaagtaaatgatattgTAGACAGCACTCTGGCAGGGCAAGTCTCCCAAATTTGTTTGAAGGTGTTTGTAGAAATTGCAGGAAGATGCTTGCGCAAACAGCCACATGAACGACCAGATATGGCTGATGTGCTCACCAACCTtgaattagtgttggcattaCTACAAAAGGAGGGGGTAGAAGATGAGGTCATGAGTATTGAGAGTGTTTGCAGTGATGGTGTCATCTCGTTTGATGAGCTATGTGGAGATCTCTTAGCAGAGAATATGGAAAATGCCACCACTGAAGCAACGCCTTATAAAGGAAAAGGCAAAGGTATTTCCATTGAAAAGGTGAAGAAGGACAGCACttccaaaacaaaaacatcaattcGATGGTGGGATTTTTTGTGGTTCCATCCAAAACAATCACCAAGGACAAAAACTTCACCAACACAACCAAGAATCCCAAAACAGTCATCGAAGAAAAAAGTTTTCTCTACGCAGTTGCAAGGACTCCATCGCTTCTCTCTCCA of Ipomoea triloba cultivar NCNSP0323 chromosome 3, ASM357664v1 contains these proteins:
- the LOC116012446 gene encoding putative receptor-like protein kinase At5g39000; translated protein: MHHPLFFILISCTLFHGLIIFAISSTINSPIENIAISCGSSGTAPDGRVWVGDNTKPSSTLLHLNGVSWTSRAQQKASLMIDPVPYQTARTSRHEFSYRFSVKPGQKFIRLHFNPAPYKGFKKSIALFTVKAGPYTLLSNFSPSLTADALGVKFLNKEYCVNVQESEALTIIFTPSQETKSPEDVYAFVNGIEIVSMPTGLYFTPEGDLGAHVVGQKHRFYIDTATALQMIQRLNVGGQSIPSIEDVSMFRDWKDDFNYLLNGVGAASIDTTIPIEYADMLTHAAPPKVYQTARSVHPGNQQLIVHNLTWTIPVNLGFRYLVRLHFCEFEPEISARGERQFSILINNQIAEYNADVIKWSGGNGIAVYKDYIAMMEGDRMKGTGTLVISLQPNSEFSTKRTDGILNGLEIFKLSNPDNYLVGMNPVPQHKQSSVSEMPRRQRPVFFDRKSAIVTAFTVAVTLLNIAIYYLRCLSEANSNMRNTRSRCTDPACHQFSLEEIQLSTSNFSPEFLIGRGGYGNVYKGTIHGSATTVAIKRLKEGSKQGEGEFWTEIKMLSKVRNEHLVSLIGFCNEGIERVLVYEYMPRGTVADHLHKIDRMGNGNPPLSWKRRLKISIGAARGLHFLHTSQHKVIHRDVKSSNILLDESWVAKISDFGLSKMGPGNESFTHVSTDVKGTYGYLDPEYHLTRRLTTKSDVYAFGVVLLEVLTGRPALDKRLVEEGHNLATWAIDYMRKGKVNDIVDSTLAGQVSQICLKVFVEIAGRCLRKQPHERPDMADVLTNLELVLALLQKEGVEDEVMSIESVCSDGVISFDELCGDLLAENMENATTEATPYKGKGKGISIEKVKKDSTSKTKTSIRWWDFLWFHPKQSPRTKTSPTQPRIPKQSSKKKVFSTQLQGLHRFSLQEIKQATDNFNQSFIIGLGEADKVYIGFLNGGKNIVAIRRASTAYSIRCMAHELQSKLDNLPLPNHANVLSLIGYCNPDAEIILVYSYMANGSLQDHLHDPDKAPLPWKQRLKICIDAGHGLCYLQPILKQSILHREFNSTNILLDENWVAKVSDFGWSKNKGNSHVPRAVVGRLGFLDSDYVRDTTSTEKSYAYAFGLLLIEVLCANNELILWDQDRESIASLFKSCIEGSLSRCIDPYLIGKISPDCLRMFVDTASSCLQDQGSKRPSLSEVVTSLKAALELQEAADGNNKGF
- the LOC116012447 gene encoding eukaryotic translation initiation factor 3 subunit M-like is translated as MTTVVPTSEEDPALSVVRFTAEMSWAEAGPEVAEPQVSRLCIEAQERMIGGRWLDLVDLMLTSADLVFSKASDKDLECIFTIISNLVKKPESGDQVRQMAELISSKVTQQPNDKPLLRLKILFNLYNLLADPYSRFLVYKKALNLAISGKATEHVLSSFKKLDNILKEWDLGVEDQRELFLTVSNIMKEHKGYTKESFKFLTRYLATFSGDDAHTMTEAKEAAVNTITEFVKVPDMYQCDLLDIPAVAQLEKDAKYALVYQLLKIFLTQRVDAYLDFQAANSTLLKSYGLVHEDCIAKMRLMSLVDLGSSESGRIPYSVIKDVLRIEDNEVEPWVVKAITAKLIDCKIDQMNQVVIVSHSIERVYGPNQWKGLRTKLETWRGNIANLISTIQANKVVEDGSQAMQGLMIR